In Paracoccus aminophilus JCM 7686, a single window of DNA contains:
- a CDS encoding LacI family DNA-binding transcriptional regulator → MSPKRPPRPLTLRDVSEAAGVSEMTVSRVLRNRGDVSAATREKVLTAARTLGYVPNKIAGGLASQRVNLVAVVIPSLSNMVFPEVLGGISAELDDTGLQPVVGVTHYSPAREDAVLYDMLSWRPTGVILAGLEHSKAARAMLDNAAIPVVEVMDIDGDPIDTAVGISHRRAGREMAEEILRAGYRQIGFIGTHMPEDHRARKRLAGFEERLAEAGVTLAAREFYQGGSSLLKGRELTQRILAREPHLDFLYYSNDMIGAGGLIWCLEQGIDIPGKLGLAGFNAVELLDGLPMRLATTDARRIDIGRRAARIVSGKEAAPENGIVALTPTFIPGDTIRRI, encoded by the coding sequence ATGTCGCCCAAACGCCCGCCCCGCCCCCTGACGCTGCGCGACGTCTCGGAAGCCGCTGGCGTTTCGGAAATGACCGTGAGCCGCGTGCTGCGCAACCGTGGTGATGTCTCGGCTGCCACGCGGGAAAAAGTGCTGACCGCCGCGCGCACGCTTGGCTATGTTCCGAACAAGATCGCGGGCGGATTGGCGAGCCAGCGCGTCAACCTCGTCGCCGTCGTGATCCCCTCCCTCTCGAATATGGTCTTTCCCGAGGTCCTCGGCGGCATCTCGGCCGAGCTCGATGACACCGGGCTCCAGCCGGTGGTCGGGGTCACGCATTACTCCCCTGCGCGCGAGGATGCGGTCCTTTACGACATGCTCTCCTGGCGACCGACGGGCGTCATTCTGGCCGGGCTCGAACACAGCAAGGCCGCGCGCGCGATGCTCGACAATGCCGCGATCCCGGTGGTCGAGGTCATGGACATTGACGGCGATCCGATCGACACCGCTGTCGGCATTTCCCATCGCCGCGCGGGTCGCGAAATGGCGGAAGAGATCCTCAGGGCCGGTTACCGCCAGATCGGCTTCATCGGCACGCATATGCCCGAAGACCACCGCGCCCGCAAACGCCTCGCGGGGTTCGAAGAGCGCCTCGCCGAAGCCGGGGTAACGCTCGCCGCCCGAGAGTTCTACCAGGGCGGCTCCTCGCTTCTCAAGGGCCGAGAGCTCACCCAGCGCATCCTCGCACGCGAGCCGCACCTCGATTTCCTCTACTATTCCAATGACATGATCGGAGCAGGCGGGCTCATCTGGTGCCTCGAACAAGGCATCGACATCCCCGGCAAACTCGGCCTCGCGGGCTTCAATGCGGTCGAGCTGCTCGACGGCTTGCCGATGCGTCTGGCCACGACCGACGCCCGCCGCATCGACATCGGTCGCCGCGCGGCAAGAATTGTCTCCGGCAAGGAAGCCGCCCCCGAAAACGGCATCGTCGCGCTGACCCCGACCTTCATCCCCGGCGATACGATCCGCCGGATCTAA
- a CDS encoding pyruvate carboxylase, with protein sequence MFNKILVANRGEIAIRVMRAANELGKKTVAVYAEEDKLGLHRFKADEAYLIGEGLGPVAAYLSIPEIIRVAKESGADAIHPGYGLLSENPDFVDACTAAGITFIGPTSDTMRALGDKASARKVAIRAGVPVIPATEVLGDDFDAIKREAGEIGYPLMLKASWGGGGRGMRPINAEGELVEKVREGRREAEAAFGNGEGYLEKMILRARHVEVQLLGDTHGGLYHLFERDCTVQRRNQKVVERAPAPYLSDAQRAEVCDLALQIGRAVGYQNAGTVEFLMDMDSQKFYFIEVNPRVQVEHTVTEEVTGIDIVQSQILIAEGATLAEATGIASQDGIHLNGHALQCRVTTEDPLNNFIPDYGRITAYRSATGNGIRLDGGTAYAGGVITRYYDSLLVKVTAHAQTPEKAIARMDRALREFRVRGVSTNIDFVINLLKHPTFLNDTYTTKFIDTTDDLFTFRKRRDRATKLLIYIADITVNGHPETTGRAKPPADARKAIPPASKAAPAPGTRQLLEEKGAKAVADWMLDQKRLLVTDTTMRDGHQSLLATRMRSLDMIKVAPSYAANLPELFSVECWGGATFDVAYRFLQECPWQRLRDLRERMPNLMTQMLLRASNGVGYTNYPDNVVQEFVRQAAASGIDVFRVFDSLNWVENMRVAMDAVVESGKICEGTVCYTGDILDPARAKYDLKYYVDMGRQLRDAGAHVLGLKDMAGLLKPGAARVLVKALKEEVGLPIHFHTHDTSGIAGASILAAAEAGVDAVDAAMDAFSGGTSQPALGSVVEALRHSDRDTGLDIAAIRAISNYWEAVREQYAAFESGLQSPASEVYLHEMPGGQFTNLKAQARSMGLEERWHEVAQTYADVNQMFGDIVKVTPSSKVVGDMALMMVAQGLTRAQVEDPNSEVSFPDSVVDMMKGNLGQPPGGWPAALQKKVLKGETALTTRPGASMPPVDLEATRVKLSEELEGMTIDYEDLNGYLMYPKVFLDYMGRHRMYGPVRTLPTHTFFYGMQPGEAITVEIDPGKKLEILFQTLGEIDENGDVKVFFELNGQPRVIRVPNRLIKAQTKARPKADPANPGQIGAPMPGVVASVVATVGQKVKTGDLLLTIEAMKMETGIHADRDGVVKAVHVTAAAQIDAKDLLVELE encoded by the coding sequence GTGTTCAACAAAATTCTTGTTGCGAACCGTGGGGAAATCGCGATCCGCGTCATGCGGGCGGCGAACGAGCTGGGCAAAAAGACCGTCGCGGTCTATGCCGAGGAAGACAAGCTGGGTTTGCACCGCTTCAAGGCGGATGAGGCCTATCTGATCGGCGAAGGTCTCGGCCCGGTCGCAGCCTATCTCTCGATCCCCGAAATCATCCGCGTCGCCAAGGAATCGGGTGCCGATGCGATCCATCCGGGCTATGGGCTCCTTTCAGAAAACCCCGATTTCGTTGATGCCTGCACCGCCGCCGGGATCACCTTCATCGGCCCGACCTCGGACACGATGCGCGCGCTTGGCGACAAGGCTTCGGCGCGCAAGGTCGCGATCCGCGCGGGTGTTCCGGTCATTCCGGCGACCGAGGTGCTGGGCGACGATTTCGACGCGATCAAGCGCGAAGCTGGCGAGATCGGCTATCCTCTGATGCTGAAAGCCAGCTGGGGCGGCGGTGGGCGCGGGATGCGTCCGATCAATGCCGAGGGTGAGCTGGTCGAAAAGGTCCGCGAGGGCCGTCGCGAGGCCGAGGCCGCTTTCGGCAACGGCGAGGGCTATCTGGAAAAGATGATCCTGCGCGCTCGCCACGTCGAGGTTCAGCTTCTGGGCGACACCCATGGCGGTCTTTACCATCTCTTCGAGCGTGACTGCACCGTCCAGCGCCGCAACCAAAAGGTTGTCGAGCGCGCCCCCGCCCCCTATCTGAGCGACGCGCAGCGCGCCGAGGTCTGCGATCTCGCGCTCCAGATCGGTCGCGCGGTCGGCTATCAGAACGCGGGCACTGTCGAATTCCTGATGGATATGGATTCGCAGAAGTTTTACTTCATCGAAGTGAACCCGCGCGTTCAGGTCGAGCATACCGTGACCGAAGAGGTCACCGGCATCGACATCGTGCAAAGCCAGATCCTGATCGCCGAGGGCGCGACTCTGGCCGAGGCGACCGGCATCGCCAGCCAAGACGGCATTCATCTGAACGGCCATGCGCTGCAGTGCCGCGTGACGACCGAAGATCCGCTAAACAACTTCATTCCCGATTACGGCCGCATCACCGCCTATCGCTCGGCGACCGGCAATGGCATCCGTCTGGACGGTGGCACGGCTTACGCAGGCGGCGTCATCACGCGCTATTATGATTCGCTGCTGGTGAAGGTCACCGCCCATGCCCAGACGCCGGAAAAGGCGATTGCGCGGATGGACCGGGCCTTGCGCGAATTCCGCGTGCGCGGCGTGTCGACGAACATCGACTTCGTCATCAACCTGCTCAAGCACCCGACCTTCCTCAATGACACCTATACGACCAAGTTCATTGACACGACGGATGATCTCTTCACCTTCCGCAAGCGCCGCGACCGCGCGACGAAACTGCTGATCTATATCGCCGATATCACCGTCAACGGTCACCCCGAGACGACCGGCCGCGCCAAGCCTCCGGCCGATGCGCGCAAGGCGATTCCGCCCGCGTCGAAAGCCGCCCCTGCCCCCGGCACGCGCCAGCTGCTCGAGGAAAAGGGTGCGAAGGCGGTTGCGGACTGGATGCTCGACCAGAAGCGCCTGCTCGTGACCGATACGACCATGCGCGACGGCCACCAGTCGCTCTTGGCAACCCGGATGCGCTCGCTCGACATGATCAAGGTCGCGCCGAGCTATGCCGCGAACTTGCCCGAGCTCTTCTCGGTCGAATGCTGGGGCGGCGCGACCTTCGACGTGGCGTACCGCTTCTTGCAGGAATGCCCGTGGCAGCGCCTGCGCGACCTGCGCGAGCGGATGCCGAACCTGATGACCCAGATGCTGCTGCGCGCCTCGAATGGCGTCGGCTATACGAATTATCCCGACAATGTCGTGCAGGAATTCGTGCGTCAGGCCGCCGCGTCCGGCATCGATGTCTTCCGCGTCTTCGACAGCCTCAACTGGGTCGAGAACATGCGTGTCGCCATGGATGCGGTCGTCGAATCGGGCAAGATCTGTGAAGGCACCGTCTGCTATACCGGCGATATCCTTGACCCGGCCCGCGCCAAATATGATCTGAAATATTACGTCGACATGGGGCGTCAGCTGCGTGACGCAGGCGCCCATGTGCTGGGCCTCAAGGATATGGCGGGCCTTCTGAAACCGGGCGCGGCGCGCGTGCTGGTCAAGGCGCTGAAGGAAGAGGTCGGCCTGCCGATCCACTTCCACACCCATGACACCTCGGGCATTGCCGGAGCCTCGATCCTCGCCGCCGCCGAAGCGGGCGTCGATGCGGTCGATGCGGCCATGGATGCCTTCTCGGGCGGGACCTCGCAGCCCGCTCTGGGTTCGGTGGTCGAGGCTCTGCGCCATTCCGATCGCGACACCGGGCTTGATATCGCCGCGATCCGCGCGATCTCGAACTATTGGGAAGCGGTGCGCGAGCAATATGCAGCCTTCGAATCGGGCCTGCAATCGCCCGCCTCCGAGGTCTATCTGCACGAAATGCCCGGCGGCCAGTTCACCAACCTCAAGGCGCAAGCGCGCTCGATGGGGCTGGAAGAGCGCTGGCACGAGGTTGCCCAGACCTATGCCGATGTGAACCAGATGTTCGGCGATATCGTGAAGGTGACGCCCTCGTCCAAGGTTGTCGGCGACATGGCGCTGATGATGGTGGCTCAAGGCCTGACCCGCGCGCAGGTCGAGGATCCGAATTCCGAAGTGTCCTTCCCCGATTCGGTCGTCGATATGATGAAGGGCAACCTTGGCCAACCGCCCGGAGGCTGGCCCGCCGCGTTGCAAAAGAAGGTCCTGAAGGGCGAAACCGCGCTGACCACGCGCCCGGGCGCCTCGATGCCGCCGGTCGATCTGGAAGCGACGCGCGTCAAGCTCTCGGAAGAGCTCGAAGGCATGACCATCGATTACGAGGACCTGAACGGCTACCTGATGTATCCGAAGGTCTTCCTCGATTACATGGGCCGTCACCGCATGTATGGCCCGGTCCGCACCCTGCCGACCCATACCTTCTTCTACGGGATGCAGCCGGGCGAGGCGATCACCGTCGAGATCGATCCGGGCAAGAAGCTGGAGATCCTGTTCCAGACGCTCGGCGAGATCGATGAGAACGGCGATGTGAAGGTCTTCTTCGAGCTGAACGGCCAGCCGCGCGTCATCCGCGTGCCGAACCGTCTGATCAAGGCCCAGACCAAGGCACGCCCGAAAGCCGACCCAGCCAACCCGGGCCAGATCGGGGCACCGATGCCGGGTGTCGTCGCCTCGGTGGTGGCAACCGTTGGCCAGAAGGTCAAAACCGGCGATCTGCTGCTGACCATCGAAGCGATGAAGATGGAAACCGGCATTCATGCCGACCGCGACGGCGTGGTGAAGGCGGTTCACGTCACCGCTGCGGCCCAGATCGACGCCAAGGACCTGCTGGTCGAGCTGGAGTGA
- a CDS encoding nucleoside deaminase, with product MTATPFLTHMPQALAEARIAAARGEVPVGAVLLDAQGRELARAGNRTRELSDPTAHAEILAIRAACAKLGSERLPGAVLWVTLEPCPMCAAAISAARIATLYYGADDARMGGVVHGARVFDHPQCHHRPEIYSGFSASESKTLLQDFFGARR from the coding sequence ATGACCGCGACGCCGTTCCTGACCCATATGCCGCAAGCTCTGGCCGAAGCCCGCATCGCAGCGGCGCGCGGCGAGGTGCCGGTTGGCGCGGTTTTGCTGGACGCTCAGGGCCGCGAACTCGCCCGCGCCGGTAACCGCACGCGCGAGCTGTCAGACCCGACCGCCCATGCCGAAATCCTGGCCATTCGCGCGGCCTGCGCCAAGCTCGGATCCGAGCGGCTGCCGGGCGCGGTCCTGTGGGTGACGCTCGAGCCCTGCCCGATGTGCGCCGCAGCGATCTCGGCGGCGCGGATCGCGACGCTTTATTACGGCGCGGATGACGCAAGAATGGGCGGGGTCGTGCATGGCGCCCGCGTCTTCGATCATCCCCAATGCCACCACCGACCCGAGATCTATTCCGGCTTTTCCGCCAGTGAATCAAAAACCTTGCTGCAGGACTTCTTTGGCGCGCGGCGCTGA
- a CDS encoding pseudouridine synthase, translating to MTDENSTPETEGTVPAAETSAEETSAQTTPAADETAAQQDQAFAEDAAEDDSDEAFEDGADDEDADAFEDDSFEDEAEEDTLDADDEADEAEDAPEGERIAKMMARAGVASRREAERMILEGRVTVNGQKVASPALDILPTDKVRIDGKAMEEPQETRLWLYYKPTGLVTSASDEKGRQTVFDALPRDLPRVMTVGRLDLNSEGLLLLTNDGELKRRLELPTTGWLRRYRVRVNGLPNDLTFDPLRRGAQIDGEDFRPMEVKLDSQQGANAWLTVGIREGRNREIRRAMAHVGLVVNRLIRVSYGPFKLTGMEENEVREVKRKVLRDQLGNLLTGEEEERPREFRARGAERGEDRRDDRKPFGRREDGDRKPFARREDGDRKPYAPRQDGDRKPWAKREDGDRKPYAPRQDGDRKPWAKREDGDRKPYAPRQDGDRKPWAKREDGDRKPYAPRQDGDRKPWAKREDGDRKPYAPRQDGDRKPWAKREDGDRKPYAPRQDGDRKPWAKREDGDRKPYAPRQEGDRKPWAKREDGDRKPWAKREDGDRKPYAPRQDGDRKPWAKREDGDRKPYAPRQDGDRKPWAKREDGDRKPYAPRQDGDRKPWAKREDGDRKPYAPRQDGDRKPWAKREDGDRKPYAPRQDGDRKPWAKREDGDRKPYAGGGDKRGPKPAGGSSFKGPRPGGKGPGGKAPGGKGPSRPRG from the coding sequence ATGACCGACGAAAATTCCACCCCCGAAACCGAGGGGACTGTCCCCGCTGCGGAAACCTCCGCGGAAGAGACCTCTGCCCAAACGACCCCTGCCGCGGACGAGACCGCCGCGCAGCAGGATCAGGCTTTTGCCGAGGACGCCGCAGAAGACGATTCTGACGAGGCCTTCGAAGACGGCGCTGATGACGAAGACGCGGATGCGTTCGAGGACGACTCCTTTGAGGATGAGGCGGAAGAGGACACTCTCGACGCAGACGATGAGGCCGATGAGGCCGAAGACGCGCCCGAGGGCGAGCGCATCGCCAAGATGATGGCGCGCGCCGGTGTGGCCTCGCGCCGCGAAGCCGAGCGCATGATCCTTGAAGGCCGCGTGACGGTGAATGGCCAGAAGGTTGCCAGCCCCGCTCTGGACATTCTGCCGACCGACAAGGTCCGCATTGACGGCAAAGCCATGGAAGAGCCGCAAGAGACGCGGCTTTGGCTCTATTACAAACCGACCGGGCTCGTGACCTCGGCCTCCGATGAAAAGGGCCGCCAGACGGTCTTTGACGCGCTGCCGCGCGATCTGCCGCGGGTGATGACTGTGGGCCGTCTCGACCTCAACTCGGAAGGCCTGCTGCTTTTGACCAATGATGGCGAGCTGAAGCGCCGTCTCGAGCTGCCGACGACCGGCTGGCTGCGCCGCTACCGCGTGCGCGTGAATGGTCTGCCCAATGACCTGACCTTCGATCCTTTGCGCCGTGGCGCCCAGATCGACGGCGAGGATTTCCGGCCGATGGAAGTCAAGCTCGACAGCCAGCAGGGCGCGAATGCCTGGCTGACCGTCGGCATCCGTGAGGGCCGCAACCGCGAGATCCGCCGCGCCATGGCTCATGTCGGGCTGGTGGTGAACCGGCTGATCCGCGTCAGCTACGGCCCGTTCAAGCTGACCGGCATGGAAGAAAACGAGGTCCGCGAGGTCAAGCGCAAGGTCCTGCGCGACCAGCTTGGCAACCTGCTGACGGGTGAAGAGGAAGAACGTCCGCGCGAATTCCGCGCCCGTGGCGCCGAGCGCGGCGAAGATCGCCGCGACGACCGCAAACCCTTTGGCCGTCGTGAAGACGGCGACCGGAAGCCCTTCGCACGTCGCGAAGATGGTGACCGCAAACCCTACGCACCGCGTCAGGATGGCGATCGCAAGCCTTGGGCGAAGCGCGAAGATGGCGACCGTAAACCCTACGCGCCCCGTCAGGACGGCGACCGTAAGCCTTGGGCCAAGCGCGAAGACGGCGACCGCAAGCCCTACGCTCCCCGTCAGGACGGCGACCGTAAGCCTTGGGCCAAGCGCGAGGACGGTGATCGTAAGCCCTACGCACCGCGTCAGGACGGCGATCGCAAGCCTTGGGCGAAGCGCGAAGACGGCGACCGGAAACCCTACGCGCCGCGTCAGGATGGCGACCGTAAGCCTTGGGCGAAGCGCGAGGACGGCGACCGTAAACCCTATGCGCCCCGTCAAGACGGTGACCGCAAGCCTTGGGCCAAGCGCGAGGATGGTGACCGGAAACCCTACGCGCCCCGTCAGGAGGGTGATCGCAAGCCTTGGGCGAAGCGCGAAGACGGCGACCGCAAGCCTTGGGCGAAGCGCGAAGACGGCGACCGCAAGCCCTACGCACCGCGTCAGGATGGCGATCGCAAGCCTTGGGCGAAGCGCGAGGACGGCGACCGGAAGCCTTACGCGCCGCGTCAGGATGGCGACCGCAAGCCTTGGGCGAAGCGCGAAGACGGCGACCGCAAGCCCTACGCACCGCGTCAGGATGGCGATCGCAAGCCTTGGGCGAAGCGCGAGGACGGCGACCGGAAGCCCTACGCGCCCCGTCAGGACGGCGACCGCAAGCCTTGGGCGAAACGCGAAGATGGCGACCGCAAGCCTTACGCGCCCCGTCAGGACGGTGACCGTAAGCCGTGGGCCAAGCGCGAAGACGGCGACCGTAAGCCCTATGCGGGTGGCGGCGACAAGCGCGGGCCGAAACCTGCTGGCGGCTCGTCCTTCAAAGGGCCGCGTCCGGGCGGTAAGGGGCCGGGTGGTAAAGCGCCAGGCGGCAAAGGTCCGAGCAGGCCGCGCGGCTGA
- the hemP gene encoding hemin uptake protein HemP: MTATRPAEFSRPGITALNRLPEHDATDLTHGGNQALIVLGDQVYNLRITRAGKLILTK; this comes from the coding sequence ATGACCGCGACACGCCCTGCCGAATTTTCCCGCCCCGGGATCACTGCCCTGAACCGTCTGCCCGAGCATGATGCGACCGACCTGACCCATGGCGGCAATCAGGCGCTGATTGTGCTGGGAGATCAAGTCTATAACCTGCGCATCACCCGCGCAGGCAAGCTGATCCTGACGAAGTAA
- a CDS encoding zinc ABC transporter substrate-binding protein yields the protein MHTLRPTLRPSFRPNLHSKLLALPLCLSALPAFAEVPKVVTDMPITGALIEMVMGDLGKPDVLLPTGGDVHNYQLRPSQAGATQDADLLIWVGPALTPWLDRAATNLGGKAQSLQLLAVPGTKTRSYGGEDDDHDHAHDHDADSEHEHDHADHDHGEAGHDDHDHADAGHGEAGHVHTGTDPHAWLDPSNAQLWVKAIAGALAAQDPDHAAQYQENAEKAAARIGAVDATLTAELAPARGKPFVVLHDAYGYFTEHFGLESAIPVSLGDAATPSAARLTDIKAQLASAKAVCAFPEQNHDARLIAAVTEGTAVRPGAALDPEGSALAIGPDLYLDVIQSLAGTMLSCLKD from the coding sequence ATGCACACCCTTCGTCCCACCCTTCGTCCAAGCTTTCGCCCAAACCTCCACTCAAAGCTTCTGGCCCTGCCGCTCTGCCTGAGCGCGCTGCCCGCTTTCGCCGAGGTCCCCAAGGTCGTGACCGATATGCCGATCACCGGCGCGCTCATCGAAATGGTGATGGGCGATCTTGGGAAGCCCGATGTGCTGCTGCCGACGGGCGGCGATGTGCACAATTATCAGCTGCGCCCCTCGCAAGCGGGGGCGACGCAGGATGCCGATCTGCTGATCTGGGTCGGTCCGGCGCTGACGCCGTGGCTCGACCGCGCGGCGACCAATCTTGGCGGCAAGGCGCAGAGCCTGCAATTGCTGGCCGTGCCGGGCACCAAAACCCGCAGCTATGGCGGCGAGGACGACGATCACGACCACGCCCATGACCATGACGCGGACAGCGAGCATGAGCACGACCATGCCGATCACGACCACGGCGAGGCGGGTCACGACGACCACGATCATGCCGATGCAGGCCACGGCGAGGCCGGTCACGTCCACACCGGCACCGATCCCCATGCCTGGCTGGACCCAAGCAATGCCCAGCTTTGGGTGAAGGCGATTGCCGGGGCTCTGGCGGCGCAGGATCCCGACCATGCCGCGCAATATCAAGAGAATGCCGAGAAAGCCGCGGCGCGGATCGGCGCGGTCGATGCGACGCTCACCGCCGAGCTGGCTCCGGCGCGCGGCAAACCCTTCGTCGTGCTCCATGATGCTTATGGTTATTTCACCGAGCATTTCGGCCTCGAAAGCGCGATCCCGGTCTCGCTTGGCGATGCTGCGACCCCCTCGGCGGCACGGCTGACCGACATCAAGGCTCAGCTTGCCAGCGCCAAGGCCGTCTGCGCCTTCCCTGAACAGAATCACGATGCGCGCCTGATCGCCGCTGTGACCGAAGGCACTGCCGTTCGTCCGGGTGCAGCACTTGATCCCGAAGGCTCGGCGCTCGCGATCGGGCCGGATCTTTACCTTGATGTCATCCAGTCTTTGGCCGGGACCATGCTGTCTTGCCTCAAGGATTAA
- a CDS encoding Fur family transcriptional regulator: protein MHSDPPTDPIDPFEEHDHGACASHALEHALQHSEETGVRLTPVRRRALEILLESHRAMGAYEVLERLVADGFGNQPPVAYRALDFLVENGLAHRVQRLNAYAACLSPERDHSPVFLICRSCEKVAEAESPELRQALRTLASGSGFRIERTTVEVLGLCAVCAAAEAATEASSEAQP, encoded by the coding sequence ATGCACAGCGATCCTCCCACCGACCCGATCGATCCGTTCGAAGAGCATGACCACGGCGCCTGCGCCTCTCATGCGCTGGAACATGCACTTCAGCATAGCGAGGAAACCGGCGTGCGCCTGACCCCGGTGCGGCGGCGTGCGCTGGAAATCCTGCTCGAATCGCATCGCGCCATGGGGGCCTATGAGGTGCTGGAGCGGCTGGTGGCCGACGGGTTTGGCAATCAGCCGCCAGTGGCTTACCGGGCGCTCGATTTTCTGGTCGAGAATGGGCTCGCGCATCGCGTTCAGCGCCTCAATGCCTATGCCGCCTGCCTCTCGCCCGAGCGCGACCATTCGCCGGTCTTCCTGATCTGCCGGTCCTGCGAGAAGGTCGCCGAGGCGGAATCGCCGGAATTGCGCCAGGCGCTGCGCACGCTTGCCTCTGGCTCGGGGTTCCGCATCGAGCGCACCACCGTCGAGGTGCTGGGCCTGTGCGCCGTCTGTGCCGCCGCAGAGGCCGCCACGGAAGCTTCCTCCGAGGCGCAACCATGA
- a CDS encoding metal ABC transporter ATP-binding protein → MTGALISAKGLTVRPPGLGAPVLNEVDFAIQPGEIVTVVGPNGSGKSTFVRALLGYLAPQSGTVTRQSGLRIGYVPQRVHVERTMPMTVQRFLSLPHRVPEDQAAQMLERTGVAGLQSRQLSALSGGQFQRVLLARALLNHPQILVLDEPTQGLDQPGMISFYRLIEEVRAETGAAILMVSHDLLVVMRASDRVICLNGHICCEGTPQDVSSAPAYRALFGAEAQGMLALYQHHHDHEHEHFHDATCGHDHAPGQTHSHTDTHTHPHGLSAVPERQGL, encoded by the coding sequence ATGACCGGCGCGCTGATCTCGGCCAAGGGCCTGACGGTCAGGCCGCCGGGGCTGGGCGCGCCGGTGCTCAACGAGGTCGATTTCGCGATCCAGCCCGGCGAGATCGTGACCGTGGTCGGACCGAACGGCTCGGGCAAATCGACCTTCGTGCGCGCGCTTCTGGGCTATCTCGCTCCCCAATCGGGCACGGTGACGCGTCAGAGCGGGCTGCGCATCGGCTACGTCCCCCAACGCGTCCATGTCGAGCGCACAATGCCAATGACCGTCCAGCGCTTCCTGTCGCTGCCCCATCGCGTGCCAGAGGATCAGGCGGCGCAGATGCTCGAGCGCACCGGGGTCGCGGGGCTGCAGTCCCGCCAGCTCTCGGCGCTTTCGGGCGGGCAGTTCCAGCGCGTTTTGCTGGCGCGGGCGCTGCTCAACCACCCCCAGATCCTCGTGCTCGATGAGCCGACACAGGGGCTCGACCAGCCCGGCATGATCTCCTTCTATCGCCTGATCGAAGAGGTCCGGGCCGAGACCGGCGCGGCGATCCTTATGGTCAGCCATGATCTGCTGGTGGTGATGCGCGCCTCGGATCGGGTGATCTGCCTCAACGGCCATATCTGCTGCGAGGGCACGCCGCAGGATGTGAGCTCGGCCCCGGCTTACCGCGCGCTTTTCGGCGCCGAAGCGCAGGGGATGCTGGCGCTTTATCAGCACCACCATGACCACGAGCACGAGCATTTCCACGATGCGACCTGTGGGCATGACCATGCCCCCGGACAGACCCATTCCCATACCGACACCCATACCCATCCGCATGGCCTAAGCGCCGTGCCCGAAAGGCAAGGGCTCTGA
- a CDS encoding iron chelate uptake ABC transporter family permease subunit yields the protein MLDDFLTRAAVAGLGLVLATGPLGSFVVWRRMAYFGDSLSHAAILGVALSFVSPLPLYLGTMIVAVGMAVLVTWLAGRGQAMDSALGVIAHSALALGLVVVSFVPSLRVDLQAFLFGDILAVGKSDLIWIWSGALAVLVVLIWRWQRLVTVSVNEELAMAAGIRPAVEKLILALALALVVAIAIRIVGALLISAMLIVPAAAARGFARTPEQMALIATLIGGFAIIGGLGASLRLDTPAGPSIIVAAGAIYALSLVGWRKRG from the coding sequence ATGCTCGACGATTTTTTGACCCGCGCGGCTGTCGCGGGGCTCGGACTGGTGCTTGCGACCGGCCCGCTGGGGTCCTTTGTCGTCTGGCGCCGCATGGCCTATTTCGGCGATTCCCTCTCTCATGCCGCGATCCTTGGCGTCGCCTTGAGCTTCGTCAGCCCGTTGCCGCTTTATCTCGGCACGATGATCGTGGCGGTGGGCATGGCGGTGCTGGTGACCTGGCTTGCGGGGCGCGGGCAGGCGATGGACAGCGCGCTTGGCGTCATCGCCCATTCCGCGCTGGCGTTGGGGCTGGTTGTGGTCAGCTTCGTGCCCTCGCTGCGCGTCGATCTTCAGGCCTTTCTGTTCGGCGATATTCTGGCGGTTGGCAAAAGCGATCTGATCTGGATCTGGAGCGGCGCGCTCGCGGTGCTGGTCGTGCTGATCTGGCGCTGGCAAAGACTGGTCACGGTCTCGGTCAATGAAGAGCTGGCGATGGCTGCGGGAATCAGGCCCGCTGTCGAAAAACTGATTTTGGCTCTTGCACTTGCGCTTGTTGTTGCAATTGCGATTCGAATTGTCGGCGCTTTGTTGATTTCGGCCATGCTGATCGTCCCCGCCGCCGCGGCGAGGGGATTCGCCCGGACCCCCGAGCAAATGGCGCTAATTGCAACATTGATCGGCGGATTTGCGATCATCGGCGGACTTGGTGCAAGCTTGCGGCTCGACACGCCGGCTGGCCCCTCGATTATTGTCGCCGCAGGGGCAATTTATGCTTTGTCTTTAGTGGGTTGGCGAAAGCGTGGCTAG